A stretch of DNA from Triticum dicoccoides isolate Atlit2015 ecotype Zavitan chromosome 2A, WEW_v2.0, whole genome shotgun sequence:
NNNNNNNNNNNNNNNNNNNNNNNNNNNNNNNNNNNNNNNNNNNNNNNNNNNNNNNNNNNNNNNNNNNNNNNNNNNNNNNNNNNNNNNNNNNNNNNNNNNNNNNNNNNNNNNNNNNNNNNNNNNNNNNNNNNNNNNNNNNNNNNNNNNNNNNNNNNNNNNNNNNNNNNNNNNNNNNNNNNNNNNNNNNNNNNNNNNNNNNNNNNNNNNNNNNNNNNNNNNNNNNNNNNNNNNNNNNNNNNNNNNNNNNNNNNNNNNNNNNNNNNNNNNNNNNNNNNNNNNNNNNNNNNNNNNNNNNNNNNNNNNNNNNNNNNNNNNNNNNNNNNNNNNNNNNNNNNNNNNNNNNNNNNNNNNNNNNNNNNNNNNNNNNNNNNNNNNNNNNNNNNNNNNNNNNNNNNNNNNNNNNNNNNNNNNNNNNNNNNNNNNNNNNNNNNNNNNNNNNNNNNNNNNNNNNNNNNNNNNNNNNNNNNNNNNNNNNNNNNNNNNNNNNNNNNNNNNNNNNNNNNNNNNNNNNNNNNNNNNNNNNNNNNNNNNNNNNNNNNNNNNNNNNNNNNNNNNNNNNNNNNNNNNNNNNNNNNNNNNNNNNNNNNNNNNNNNNNNNNNNNNNNNNNNNNNNNNNNNNNNNNNNNNNNNNNNNNNNNNNNNNNNNNNNNNNNNNNNNNNNNNNNNNNNNNNNNNNNNNNNNNNNNNNNNNNNNNNNNNNNNNNNNNNNNNNNNNNNNNNNNNNNNNNNNNNNNNNNNNNNNNNNNNNNNNNNNNNNNNNNNNNNNNNNNNNNNNNNNNNNNNNNNNNNNNNNNNNNNNNNNNNNNNNNNNNNNNNNNNNNNNNNNNNNNNNNNNNNNNNNNNNNNNNNNNNNNNNNNNNNNNNNNNNNNNNNNNNNNNNNNNNNNNNNNNNNNNNNNNNNNNNNNNNNNNNNNNNNNNNNNNNNNNNNNNNNNNNNNNNNNNNNNNNNNNNNNNNNNNNNNNNNNNNNNNNNNNNNNNNNNNNNNNNNNNNNNNNNNNNNNNNNNNNNNNNNNNNNNNNNNNNNNNNNNNNNNNNNNNNNNNNNNNNNNNNNNNNNNNNNNNNNNNNNNNNNNNNNNNNNNNNNNNNNNNNNNNNNNNNNNNNNNNNNNNNNNNNNNNNNNNNNNNNNNNNNNNNNNNNNNNNNNNNNNNNNNNNNNNNNNNNNNNNNNNNNNNNNNNNNNNNNNNNNNNNNNNNNNNNNNNNNNNNNNNNNNNNNNNNNNNNNNNNNNNNNNNNNNNNNNNNNNNNNNNNNNNNNNNNNNNNNNNNNNNNNNNNNNNNNNNNNNNNNNNNNNNNNNNNNNNNNNNNNNNNNNNNNNNNNNNNNNNNNNNNNNNNNNNNNNNNNNNNNNNNNNNNNNNNNNNNNNNNNNNNNNNNNNNNNNNNNNNNNNNNNNNNNNNNNNNNNNNNNNNNNNNNNNNNNNNNNNNNNNNNNNNNNNNNNNNNNNNNNNNNNNNNNNNNNNNNNNNNNNNNNNNNNNNNNNNNNNNNNNNNNNNNNNNNNNNNNNNNNNNNNNNNNNNNNNNNNNNNNNNNNNNNNNNNNNNNNNNNNNNNNNNNNNNNNNNNNNNNNNNNNNNNNNNNNNNNNNNNNNNNNNNNNNNNNNNNNNNNNNNNNNNNNNNNNNNNNNNNNNNNNNNNNNNNNNNNNNNNNNNNNNNNNNNNNNNNNNNNNNNNNNNNNNNNNNNNNNNNNNNNNNNNNNNNNNNNNNNNNNNNNNNNNNNNNNNNNNNNNNNNNNNNNNNNNNNNNNNNNNNNNNNNNNNNNNNNNNNNNNNNNNNNNNNNNNNNNNNNNNNNNNNNNNNNNNNNNNNNNNNNNNNNNNNNNNNNNNNNNNNNNNNNNNNNNNNNNNNNNNNNNNNNNNNNNNNNNNNNNNNNNNNNNNNNNNNNNNNNNNNNNNNNNNNNNNNNNNNNNNNNNNNNNNNNNNNNNNNNNNNNNNNNNNNNNNNNNNNNNNNNNNNNNNNNNNNNNNNNNNNNNNNNNNNNNNNNNNNNNNNNNNNNNNNNNNNNNNNNNNNNNNNNNNNNNNNNNNNNNNNNNNNNNNNNNNNNNNNNNNNNNNNNNNNNNNNNNNNNNNNNNNNNNNNNNNNNNNNNNNNNNNNNNNNNNNNNNNNNNNNNNNNNNNNNNNNNNNNNNNNNNNNNNNNNNNNNNNNNNNNNNNNNNNNNNNNNNNNNNNNNNNNNNNNNNNNNNNNNNNNNNNNNNNNNNNNNNNNNNNNNNNNNNNNNNNNNNNNNNNNNNNNNNNNNNtagatctcatctactagggccggtgcccccccttggcacccctatatatagtgggggggagaggagggatttcacaccagcccctggcgcctccatctccccccgttacgtctctccctcgtagtctcggcgaagccctgctgctgtgacgccctgcatccaccaccacgccgtcgtgctgctggatcttcatcaacctctcctcccccccttgctggatcaacaaggaggagacgtctcccgtcccgtatgtgtgttgaacgcggaggtgccgtccgttcggcgctggtcatcggtgatttggatcacgtcgagtatgactacatcatcaccgttcttttgaacgcttccgtgcacgATCTACAAagatatgtagatgcatctaatcactcgttgctagatgaactcctagatgatcttggtgaaacgagtaggaaaatttttgttttctgcaacgttccccaacatcatataggttgctcatctagttgcatatctagacaacctattttgatgctaactttaatttggtaaagaaaagctaaaaattgttagttgcctattcacccccctctagtcaaccatatcaatcctttcacTCCCGAGCCATGGCTGGCACGCCATAGCCGGCGCAAAGTCCGACGCTGCCACAGCCTGGCAGCACTGCCACAACTACCTTATTACTCGGGAACAGGGCAGCGGAGCACGATGGCGCAAGGAGTCGCGGCTGCAATTGCAAGCAGCAGCGGGCGGCGGCACAAGCGGCGCCCGCAAGGACCAGGAGCAGTGGTGGGCGGCGGCGCAAGCAGCAAGAAGCAGCACAACGGGCGGCAACAAGCAGCAGCGCATCCATGGTGCAAACAACAGCAGCGATGGGCAACACAAGCAACAACAGCTGGCGGGCGGCGGCAACCAGCAGCAACACGACCGACCACAGCTATGGCCGGAGCCGCCACGACCAtaaggacccgattgcttttttataaaagaaatttagggacctgattgctttttaTATAAAAGTTCAGGGACCCGATTGGTTTTAAAAGAAATTGGCCCCACCCGTCATAACCTGTCAACGGTCAACCTAACAGTCAAAGCTAATGGTCAATCTGACGAGTGGACCCGAGCTGTCATAATCATGTTTAAACTTAAtcttttttaacatcagtacagacgcaagcgctcatacatacgcgcatacacttacccctatccctatgagcacctctgagagactgagccggcatgtcatcttgaaatttacgaagtcaccataggcgtctcgtcatcgacgggaacgtctcctcccaccgaAAGCACATCgtcagaaatcctgaaataaatccaggaataatgcgagcaccaggacctgAATCCTGGTGGGCTGagaataccacagtccctctaaccatccaaccacgggTTGGTTCGCATGTAGGGCTGCAAACGAGTAGAGCTCGAGCGAGTTGGAGTTGGCTCAGCTCAACTCATATGAAAATTCGAGCGAGCTCGAACTGAGTGAAGCTCATGATTGAGCTGTAGAACATGCCTCGTGCTCAGCTTGTAACGATCTCGAGTtgatctcgagctagtttcgagcAAAATTAGATGGTAAAAATTATAAATCTATGGATGAAAAAAAAGATAAATATGCTAGGAACCTTTGCCAAAATATAGGATATTTAACATATAGTCAACCGCGTGCCATAATTAGGCCGAAATTTTCTCTGTACTTAATTAAGTTTCCATATTCGTCGATAAATAAAATGGACAAAAATTATAGACaacatatatggtaataaattatctTATTTCCATTTAATATATGACGTGATCATTTAACATAATGATATTCCGTCGAGCTATCGAGTTAAAATCGAGCGAGCCAACATTGGATCAAGATCGACTCGTTTCTTGGTTGAGCTACATAAAGTGTTCAAATTCAGCTCGTTTCTTTTCTAGTCGATTTCGAGTCGAGTCAAAAAATGAGTTGATCTCGAGCGGCTCAcaagcctcgagtttttcttgcagcCCTATTCGCATGTTTAAActtaatcaatataatcatcagTGTGACATGGTAGGTTTTTGAAACAGCGAACCAAAATGCCGcaatgtggtaatttttttgttatTTACTCGATCCAAAGGCACGCACTACCCTAGTCGATAGCTCTGTCGCCCCAACAACCGAAGCCAACACCCTTGCGCAGAGGCAAATTCAAAAGCAGCAAAGCGCCAAATGCCGCACAAAATGCGCTGATATAACGGTAAAAGAAACTATCCATGGGGCGAATAGTCCGGCTCTCACGACATGGGGAATCGCTCAAGCTCAATTTTTTCTTAACGGATTGTCAGTATAGTACTCCAGTCCGCCGTAAACAAGCGAGAGCTGTCGCATTACTTGCATTTATCAAAGGAGAAGACGCAGACACCAAGCATCCCGATCCCGGCAACCATATGATAACACAATCAGCCAAAATGTGAGCCTATCCATAAATAAACTGAGAGCCGATCTCGCACGCAACGCAATTGGGTGTGGTCTTCAAGAAAAGAAGGAAAATTGCGCTCCATCTGGCATGACGCCTTTGGCGCTATCCCCTCAACCGGCCCCGCCCAGCAGCCTCACCTATCTATCTTCTATCCACTACGCTACAATGACGACTGTCTATGATGCGGGTGCGATCGCCGAGCAAGCCAAGTGTTTGACGAAATTCCTCGCCATGTATCCAGCTTGAAGCTTTTGCTCTATCAtctcgttttcttttcttttttcgagagagggggagaaaaatAATCCCCTCATCTTCTCAGCCGGCCCCGCTCATCAGCCTCAGCCCTCAGCAGTTCACCCGGGATCAATACGCTCCCGTGCCGTCGCTGTTACTGACGACTGAACCTATATGATGGAGCGCGGCCACCAACTGTTCGACCAAATTCCTCGCCCCAGAGCGCGCCATGGctccccccttccccctcctcatactcctcctcctcgtcgccggcgcggGAGCTGGCGCCGCGGCGCCGTCGAATGCGCACGCGTGCTCGTCGGCCGAGGCCAACACCTACGCGTTCTGCGACGCCTCGCTGCCGTTCCCCGTCCGCGCGCGCGCGCTCGTCTCCCTCCTCACCCTCGACGAGAAGATAGCGCAGCTCTCCAACACCGCGGCGGGCGTGCCGCGCCTCGGCGTCCCGCCCTACGAGTGGTGGTCCGAGTCGCTCCACGGCCTCGCCGACAACGGCCCGGGCGTCAACTTCTCCTCGGGCCccgtcgccgcggccaccatctTCCCCCAGGtcatcctctccgccgccgccttcAACCGCTCGCTCTGGCGGGCGGTAGCCGAGGCCGTCGCCGTGGAGGCGCGCGCCATGCACAACGCCGGCCAGGCCGGGCTCACCTACTGGGCGCCCAACATCAACGTCTTCCGCGACCCGCGCTGGGGCCGCGGCCAGGAGACGCCCGGCGAGGACCCGGCCATGATCGCCGCCTACTCCGTCGAGTATGTCAAGGGCTTCCAGGGGGAGTACGGCGACGGCAGGGAGGGCAGGATGATGCTCTCCGCCTGCTGCAAGCACTACATCGCCTATGATTTGGAGAAATGGGGCAAGTTTGCGCGATACACCTTCAATGCCGAGGTTAAACGTTTGCTCCTATGAATGTTTTCGACTGTGTTTTATATTATTATTAAAGCTCATTTTCGGTTATTGCACTGTATCTAGCTTATTAAAACATACTGGCTGTTCACTTCATTAAGTATGTCATACCATAACAGCCTATGATTACAGTGCTGATTTTCGGGGACTTGACATCACACTAGCACACTACTTTACCAGTTTAGTCTACGAACAAAAAAAACAATTCTGCATACAGTTTTTTTAAGGATCGTGTACAGGTTCTTTGGCACACTAAAAAGAAACTTCAGAGTGGGTGTATCATGTAGTATCAGTGATGCTTGAGAATCAAAATATCTGTGCCAAATGTGTGCAACGTGAAATCACAGAGTCGCTTCTTTTTTGAACAATATATATTCAATCAAAGAACAGATATATTAGCTTGGAATCTGGTGGAAAATTCTTTTAAACTTCTACTGCAACTTTAAATTTTGCATCCATTGTTGGTAGGTAAATGCGCAAGATTTCGAGGACACGTACGAGCCTCCTTTCAAGAGCTGCATCCAGGAGGGTCGTGCAAGTTGCTTGATGTGTTCATACAACCAGGTAAATGGTGTGCCAGCATGTGCGCGTAAAGATCTGCTGCAGAAGATTAGGGATGAATGGGGATTTAAAGGGTACTACTGCTGGCTCTCCTTTCAGTTGTTCTCTACTGCATGTGCCTTGAACTATTAGATATGTCAGGAATGACACTAATGTCATCATATTGGTGCTTATTTTTTGTCCGAAGGTACATCGTATCTGATTGTGACGCTGTGGCAATAATCCACGAAAACCAGACATACACGAGTTCAGGCGAAGATTCAGTAGCGATTGTTCTTAAGGCTGGTTAGTTTCCTGAAACCCTCTCTCTTGTGCTGAACATCGCATATGGGATTTTATTAGCATGTTGCTGTCTTTCTAGACTAGGACTTGCACTTCTCAGCTCAATAACACTATAAAAGTAAAAATTAGGAGATTAGGGACATAAAATTTAATTTTGGAGTCCAACAAATCTGAACTCCATTTCGAGGTTTCTACTTTCTGCTTTCAGCGTGACTGCTTAAAATATGAACTTGTACACCTTGCTGGAATTAGAATGATTAAGGTTAAACATCTTCTCAAAATAGATTTCTTTGGCCACCTTGTATATATCATTCAACCAAGCAGAATTTCTTGCTGAATATGATTCCTGTTTTTCAAGGAATGGATGTCAACTGTGGGTCTTTCCTGATTCGGCATACAAAGTCGGCTATCGAGAAAGGAAAGATACAAGAAGAAGATATCAACCATGCTCTTTATAACCTGTTTTCTGTTCAGCTTCGCCTTGGACTTTTTGAGAAAACCAGTGAGAATCAATGGTTCACTCGACTAGGCCCCAGCAATGTTTGCACAAAAGAGCACAGGGAGCTCGCAGCAGAAGCTGTAAGGCAGGGAACCGTCTTGTTGAAGAACGATAACAGTTTTTTGCCTCTAAAGAGAAGTGAAGTTAGTCATATTGCTATAATTGGAGCGGCAGCAAACGATGCATACATAATGGGTGGAGATTACACAGGTCTAAATCACCGGACTCATTTAAACACCTCTTATTTTTCTATCCTACGTAAACTAATGCAAGCCTCACTTTGTTCAGGTGTTCCCTGTGATCCTATCACCTTCCTTAAAGGCACGCAAGCCTTTGTTCCGCAAACGACCGTTGCTGGCGGTTGCAAAAATGTATCATGTGACTCAAGGGATGGATTTGGTGAAGCCATTGAAGTAGCTAAAAGAGCTGATATTGTTGTTGTGATTGCTGGGTTGAACCTGACTCAGGAGACCGAAGATCTTGATAGAGTGACCCTTCTCCTTCCAGGCAAGCAGCAGGATCTCGTAAATATCATTGCCGGTGTAACAAAGAAGCCTATTGTGTTGGTCATCACGGGCGGTGGTCCTGTCGATGTTTCTTTCGCGAAGCAAGATCCAAGAATTGCAAGTGTCCTGTGGATTGGATATCCAGGGGAAGTTGGCGGTCAAGTTCTCCCAGAAATTCTTTTCGGAGAGTACAATCCAGGTAAGTAAAACTTTGCAGTTTAATGCGGCGGTCAAGTAAGTAAAAAACTTGTACTGATGGCTAATCTGGTACACTCTGATGACAGGAGGAAAGTTGACTATGACTTGGTACCCCGAATCCTTCACTGCGGTTCCAATGACCGATATGAACATGAGAGCCGACCCTTCGCGCGGCTACCCTGGAAGAACATATCGGTTCTACACCGGAGATGTGGTATACGGTTTCGGTCACGGTCTGAGTTACACAAAGTACTCATACAACTTCTTGCAAGGTCCAAACAGAATCAGCCTGTCACAGTCACCAGTTCCAGGCCTCATCAGTAGGAAGCCTGCATACACACGGAGGGACGGATTGGACTACGTCCAGGTTGAAGACATCGCATCATGTGAATCCCTAGTCTTCTCTGTCCACATCTCGGTCACCAACGAAGGTGCCATGGACGGGAGCCACGCCGTCCTGCTGTTCACGAGATCGAAGTTGAGAGTTCCGGGCTTCCCTCTGAAGCAGCTGGTTGGTTTCGAGCGCGTTTACACTGCCGCCGGCAGATCAACCAACGTGGAGATCAAGGTGGATCCCTGCAAGCACATGAGCGCGGCCAACACTGAAGGCAGAAGGGTGCTGCTCCTGGGATCCCATCATGTCATGGTAGGAGACGAAGTGCACGAGTTTGTCATCGAAGCATAACAATCTACAAGGTGTGTCACTTCTATAGCTGCTGTATTTGGCATAGTCGGATTTACACCTGTACAATTGTACCATAATCATGTTGTAAAGATTCATTGGATGCATGTACGGTTGAACCGATTTTGCAGTAAAAAAAACAGAAGCAGTAATTTTGACGCTGTTCCAGTTCTATTTTTGTTAGTTGAACACTGTTTTTTTTCGAATGTACGCTCGCTTTCACTGATTTTTTTCCTTCTCTCATAAACCGTAGTAAATTGCTAGTGGTTTTTTCTGGTTTTTCGCTGCATAatatgaaaagaaaatgaaagtgcTTGAAAGAGGATTCGAACCCACGTCTATGTTATACCTATCAAGCCCAATAACCAACTAAGCCACCTTTTGTTGTTGTCTATTGTAGAATGACAATGTTATTTGAACCTTTCTTATTTCTGCCATatcagaagaaaaaataaagtaTGGCTTGGTAACTTTGGCAATGACCAGCGTGATAACTATGGTCTGAGAAACATGATAACTATACCATGATAAGACTGGTAACTACAGTACGAGAAGGTTAAAAACATGGGGAAATATGGTAATTTAACATAGAAATTACCAGTGAAATGTTTCAAAAACTTTTTACCCTTGGATGAAAGACACCATGGTGTTTAAACGTAAGATATTAGTTATCAAGTCTACAATGATACAtcatcatgttatttacacagaaaTTATCGGGTGTATGTTTTTTAACAAAAAAATTCAGGTCAAAAGTTACAGTGGCGTTTGTATGGGAGTTATCAATTTTGTATGTTTCTACTACTATGTTATTTACACAGAAATTAGCGGGGCATCACCCTCNNNNNNNNNNNNNNNNNNNNNNNNNNNNNNNNNNNNNNNNNNNNNNNNNNNNNNNNNNNNNNNNNNNNNNNNNNNNNNNNNNNNNNNNNNNNNNNNNNNNNNNNNNNNNNNNNNNNNNNNNNNNNNNNNNNNNNNNNNNNNNNNNNNNNNNNNNNNNNNNNNNNNNNNNNNNNNNNNNNNNNNNNNNNNNNNNNNNNNNNNNNNNNNNNNNNNNNNNNNNNNNNNNNNNNNNNNNNNNNNNNNNNNNNNNNNNNNNNNNNNNNNNNNNNNNNNNNNNNNNNNNNNNNNNNNNNNNNNNNNNNNNNNNNNNNNNNNNNNNNNCCAGGATCAGGTACATAAATTATCAAATctgcgatgtgtgagttatcatgttatttgcataagAGTTATCGTGGTATGGTTCAACAACTCCTCCCACCCATACCCCCACCGACAAAGTTATCAGGACTGGGTACATAATTTATCATGTCTACGATGTGTgatttatcatgttatttgcatagaagttaccgtggtatgtttcaacgactccccccaccccacccctacCCCCGCCGACAAAGTTACCAGGACTGGGTGCATAATTTATCATGTCTACGATgtatgagttatcatgttatttgcatagaagttaccaGGACAGTGATGCGTAAACTATCATCATATTTACACAGAAGTTATCGAGGGTATATTTCATCAAAACCCCTCCCTCCGGCGGAGGGAAAAGTTATCATGTTTGCGGTGCGTAAATTATCATGATATTCACACGGAAATTACCAGGGTATATTTCATCAACTTTTTCTGGTTTAAAAATTACCATCGTGTTTGCATGTAAGTTATCAGGTCCGCGGTGCATAAATTACCAGGCTATTCACATCGAAAATTACCGGTTGGTATATTTCAACAGCTTCTTTCACCTTGGGCTAAAATTATCACGGTGTGTGTACGTAAATTATCAGGTTTGCGGCCCAAAAATTACCGTCTTTCATAGacgacctaccaccttcccttcgtCAACATCTCCTACCTCTCGGACTGAATATTCT
This window harbors:
- the LOC119355770 gene encoding probable beta-D-xylosidase 6, coding for MAPPFPLLILLLLVAGAGAGAAAPSNAHACSSAEANTYAFCDASLPFPVRARALVSLLTLDEKIAQLSNTAAGVPRLGVPPYEWWSESLHGLADNGPGVNFSSGPVAAATIFPQVILSAAAFNRSLWRAVAEAVAVEARAMHNAGQAGLTYWAPNINVFRDPRWGRGQETPGEDPAMIAAYSVEYVKGFQGEYGDGREGRMMLSACCKHYIAYDLEKWGKFARYTFNAEVNAQDFEDTYEPPFKSCIQEGRASCLMCSYNQVNGVPACARKDLLQKIRDEWGFKGYIVSDCDAVAIIHENQTYTSSGEDSVAIVLKAGMDVNCGSFLIRHTKSAIEKGKIQEEDINHALYNLFSVQLRLGLFEKTSENQWFTRLGPSNVCTKEHRELAAEAVRQGTVLLKNDNSFLPLKRSEVSHIAIIGAAANDAYIMGGDYTGVPCDPITFLKGTQAFVPQTTVAGGCKNVSCDSRDGFGEAIEVAKRADIVVVIAGLNLTQETEDLDRVTLLLPGKQQDLVNIIAGVTKKPIVLVITGGGPVDVSFAKQDPRIASVLWIGYPGEVGGQVLPEILFGEYNPGGKLTMTWYPESFTAVPMTDMNMRADPSRGYPGRTYRFYTGDVVYGFGHGLSYTKYSYNFLQGPNRISLSQSPVPGLISRKPAYTRRDGLDYVQVEDIASCESLVFSVHISVTNEGAMDGSHAVLLFTRSKLRVPGFPLKQLVGFERVYTAAGRSTNVEIKVDPCKHMSAANTEGRRVLLLGSHHVMVGDEVHEFVIEA